A section of the Oncorhynchus gorbuscha isolate QuinsamMale2020 ecotype Even-year linkage group LG04, OgorEven_v1.0, whole genome shotgun sequence genome encodes:
- the LOC124033312 gene encoding NFU1 iron-sulfur cluster scaffold homolog, mitochondrial-like, whose amino-acid sequence MIKEHLDTRIRPTVQEDGGDVLYCGFEDGIVKLKLQDTCTSCPSSMVTLKSGIQNMLQFYVPEVEGVEQVKDEQEEVVQG is encoded by the exons ATGATCAAAGAGCATCTGGATACCCGAATCAG GCCCACAGTGCAGGAGGATGGTGGAGATGTCCTGTATTGCGGCTTTGAGGATGGCATTGTGAAGCTGAAGCTGCAGGACACCTGCACCAGTTGCCCCAGCTCCATGGTCACACTGAAGAGTGGCATCCAGAATATGTTGCAGTTCTATGTCCCTGAAGTGGAAGGGGTAGAGCAG GTGAAGGATGAGCAAGAGGAAGTTGTCCAAGGCTGA